A portion of the Candidatus Polarisedimenticolia bacterium genome contains these proteins:
- a CDS encoding ferritin-like domain-containing protein translates to MKKLESLEDLLVEELQDIYSAEKQLTKALPKMAKAARSPELRTAFEDHLRETEGHVDRLERAFEILGEKAKAKTCKGMEGLIKEGKEVIEEDAEPPVHDAGLIAAAQKVEHYEIGSYGTMATFAKLLGHSEVESLLKETLDEEKAADEKLTRIAMRDINVKAARGDERAAGNDMMGRSRKVAGGRGGR, encoded by the coding sequence TATTGGTGGAAGAGCTGCAAGACATCTACAGCGCCGAGAAGCAGCTGACCAAAGCGCTGCCGAAAATGGCGAAGGCGGCCCGATCGCCCGAGCTGCGGACGGCTTTCGAAGATCACCTGCGCGAGACCGAGGGCCACGTGGACCGCCTGGAGAGGGCCTTCGAGATCCTGGGAGAGAAGGCGAAGGCCAAGACCTGCAAAGGCATGGAAGGCCTCATCAAGGAAGGCAAGGAAGTCATCGAAGAGGACGCCGAGCCTCCGGTGCACGACGCCGGCCTGATCGCCGCCGCCCAGAAGGTGGAGCATTACGAGATCGGCAGCTATGGCACCATGGCGACTTTCGCCAAGCTCCTGGGCCACAGCGAGGTGGAATCGCTGCTCAAGGAGACGCTGGACGAGGAAAAGGCGGCCGACGAGAAGCTGACGCGCATCGCCATGCGCGACATCAACGTCAAGGCGGCACGCGGCGACGAGCGTGCGGCGGGAAACGATATGATGGGCAGGTCTCGGAAGGTGGCCGGTGGGCGTGGTGGACGGTAA